A stretch of the Argentina anserina chromosome 6, drPotAnse1.1, whole genome shotgun sequence genome encodes the following:
- the LOC126799520 gene encoding DNA repair protein UVH3 isoform X2, which produces MGVHGLWELLAPVGRRVSVETLAGRRLAIDASIWMVQFMKAMRDEKGEMVRNAHLLGFFRRICKLLYLRTKPVFVFDGGTPALKRRTVIARRRQRENSQAKLRKTAEKLLLNHLKSMRLKELAEDIKNQRETQESDTKGKGVSDEAGVLGSSILEGNDPALKRCDQEKLDEMLAASILAEEEGGLTNCLSSTSAAVPCEEDGDEDEELILPEMHGDVDPAVLAALPPSMQIGLRLQTNKQANDAKGKRIMSDPTEVVGINSGKPDAVLSNVDQEKLDEMIAASIAAEVDASVTNNASISTTSILVDEDVIEEEDDEDEEMILPAMHGDVDPAVLAALPPSMQLDLLVQIRERLMAENRQKYQKVKKDPGKFSELQIQSYLKTVAFRREIDHVQKAASGRGFSGVQTSRIASESHREFIFSSSFTGDKQVLTAARAERSGYKEQALKEHFSNVKNSTPSTDNATASNPEESQRVFDGNIETYLDERGNVRVSRVRAMGIRMTRDLQRNLDLMKEMEQEETNANKITNGGNMLTKNNTSSILRMTHSNETDRETSRYDNGNSDNIGGPKNHPGQNKVAESLLGDKILVERNDQHVSKFGTPIEISIEDDGDAKHFDSEDDLFARLVAGNPVTISTADDTLEKQISGSDLDSDWEEGTVKSSSFPVNTELNSDPPYLKANNSDDSEVEWEEGFSGLAENTSSYLGKETTSKGYKEEEADLQEAIRRSLEDIGDEKCGASLEDEKLKSYLQEAHKATGNIDRETKMVDPQFSSQQTESVVEDIGDENCGASLEDEKLKSHLQEAHKATGNIDREIKMVDPQFSSQQNESVVDGIAKPNSVRYLGSSSEQVMRDASLRDNLEGEMHSAISVTPSGTTEVHAMREQVLGTLNESGGLSSVPNVCGNTNADTINDVTDGVDAQKDDAETESSCHLVVMAIPSSIRETSANKMTEKFDSYKKQIRETSHDNISQEIGHNLDKSPVKEIDNADIEVTEANLEEEMLILDQECMNLGDERRRLERNVESVSSEMFTECQELLQMFGIPYIIAPMEAEAQCAYLELANLVDGVVTDDSDVFLFGARSVYKNIFDDRKYVETYFMKTQLRLEAFYTFNERFAKIRSKRIKKAVKGITGDQPSELMNVAAEEGSNTRKKQSISTDEVGINNSDNYVVRTEKSTVRSQSNSKGKSNRKQSGKRKTSEDGQTNRKSDANGRGSRRGRGTSRVPRRGNRKVGTSSPESQSTSNDCEEADELENHKATFKSSEEMRRSGRLRKPVNYRVNDMDIDDLDLTDSSASHMEAGKQVLSKADGRCDEVVSGVNESIQNSAGKSSPKENQSKDYLEVGGGFCLSEDETYEPGLSNVDRYFQADVSENNTEMVGQIGEDENEIGTNRDGIHDRATAATLLRNGDLSDNSGFLNEADISHVPVQYNLPTKRPLVGLPGSRTSACDSEQSVNHYIGSDHSTSVASLQEDTVDYSGQPPIRALSAMPFLKKKRKR; this is translated from the exons ATGGGAGTCCACGGTCTCTGGGAACTACTCGCCCCCGTCGGCCGCCGCGTCTCCGTCGAAACCCTAGCCGGACGAAGACTCGCCATTG ACGCGAGCATATGGATGGTTCAGTTCATGAAGGCAATGCGCGACGAGAAAGGCGAGATGGTCCGCAACGCGCATTTGCTCGGCTTCTTTCGCCGGATTTGCAAGCTGCTCTACCTCCGCACCAAGCCGGTGTTTGTTTTCGACGGCGGAACGCCCGCTCTCAAGCGCCGCACTGTGATCGCGCGCCGGAGACAGCGTGAGAATTCTCAGGCCAAGCTCCGTAAGACCGCCGAGAAATTGCTCCTCAATCAT CTTAAGTCGATGAGGCTGAAAGAATTGGCAGAGGATATTAAGAATCAGAGGGAGACTCAAGAGAGTGATACCAAGGGTAAGGGAGTATCGGATGAAGCTGGTGTTTTGGGGAGTAGTATTTTAGAAGGAAATGATCCGGCGTTGAAGCGTTGCGACCAGGAAAAGCTGGATGAAAT GTTGGCAGCATCGATTTTGGCAGAGGAAGAAGGGGGTTTAACGAATTGTTTGTCTAGTACTTCTGCTGCTGttccttgtgaggaggatggcgatgaagatgaagagttgATACTC CCAGAGATGCATGGTGATGTAGATCCAGCTGTGTTGGCTGCGTTGCCTCCATCAATGCAGATTGGACTTCGTTTGCAG ACAAATAAGCAGGCGAATGATGCTAAGGGTAAGAGGATTATGTCAGACCCCACTGAGGTAGTAGGAATCAATTCAGGAAAACCTGATGCAGTATTGAGTAATGTTGATCAAGAAAAGCTAGACGAAAT GATTGCAGCATCTATTGCAGCAGAGGTAGATGCGAGTGTAACTAATAATGCATCAATATCAACTACCTCTATTCTTGTTGATGAGGATGTGATTgaagaggaagatgatgaagatgaagagatGATACTG CCAGCAATGCATGGTGATGTTGATCCAGCTGTATTAGCAGCATTGCCCCCATCAATGCAACTTGATCTTCTTGTTCAA ATAAGAGAGAGATTGATGGCAGAAAACAGACAAAAGTATCAGAAGGTCAAAAAG GATCCTGGAAAGTTCTCCGAGCTACAAATACAATCCTATCTTAAAACTGTTGCTTTCCGTCGGGAGATAGATCATGTGCAGAAAGCTGCTTCTGGAAGGGGTTTCAGTGGTGTCCAGACTTCACGGATAGCCTCTGAAAGCCACAGAGAATTTATCTTCTCATCATCATTTACTGGTGATAAACA AGTACTTACTGCTGCAAGAGCTGAGAGAAGTGGTTACAAGGAACAAGCACTGAAAGAGCACTTTTCTAATGTGAAGAATAGTACTCCGTCTACCGATAATGCAACTGCATCAAACCCTGAAGAATCTCAAAGGGTTTTTGATGGCAACATTGAGACTTATTTGGACGAAAGGGGCAATGTTAGAGTCAGTAGAGTAAGAGCTATGGGGATCCGTATGACCCGTGATCTGCAAAGGAACTTGGATCTGATGAAAGAGATGGAACAGGAAGAAACCAATGCAAACAAGATAACCAATGGTGGGAATATGCTAACTAAGAATAACACTAGCAGCATTTTGAGAATGACCCATAGTAATGAAACAGATAGAGAAACATCACGTTATGATAATGGGAATTCTGATAACATTGGTGGGCCAAAAAATCATCCTGGTCAAAACAAGGTTGCTGAATCCTTACTCGGGGATAAGATCTTGGTTGAGAGAAATGATCAGCACGTTTCAAAATTCGGCACTCCTATAGAGATATCCATTGAAGATGATGGTGATGCAaagcattttgattctgagGATGATTTATTTGCTCGTTTAGTAGCAGGTAATCCTGTAACTATTTCTACAGCTGATGATACTCTAGAAAAACAAATTTCTGGTTCCGATTTAGACTCTGACTGGGAGGAGGGGACTGTAAAAAGTAGTAGTTTTCCTGTTAATACTGAATTGAATAGTGATCCCCCTTATTTGAAAGCCAACAATAGTGATGACAGTGAAGTGGAATGGGAGGAAGGATTTTCTGGACTTGCTGAAAATACCTCATCTTACCTCGGCAAAGAAACAACATCTAAAGGTTAtaaggaagaagaagctgaTTTGCAGGAAGCAATAAGGAGGAGTCTTGAGGATATAGGGGATGAGAAGTGTGGTGCATCATTGGAAGATGAAAAGTTGAAATCTTATTTACAAGAGGCTCATAAAGCTACAGGAAATATTGATAGAGAAACAAAGATGGTTGACCCACAGTTCAGCAGCCAACAAACTGAATCAGTTGTTGAGGATATAGGGGATGAGAATTGTGGTGCATCATTGGAAGATGAAAAGTTGAAATCTCATTTACAAGAGGCTCATAAAGCTACAGGAAATATTGATAGAGAAATAAAGATGGTTGACCCACAGTTCAGCAGCCAACAAAATGAATCAGTTGTTGATGGAATTGCAAAGCCAAACAGTGTAAGATACTTGGGCTCTTCTTCAGAACAAGTAATGCGAGATGCAAGTTTAAGGGACAATTTAGAAGGAGAAATGCACTCGGCAATATCTGTTACTCCTTCTGGCACAACTGAGGTTCATGCAATGAGGGAACAAGTCTTGGGTACTTTAAATGAAAGTGGTGGCTTATCATCTGTTCCTAATGTGTGTGGAAATACTAATGCTGATACTATTAATGATGTTACGGATGGGGTTGATGCCCAGAAGGATGATGCTGAAACAGAATCATCATGTCATTTGGTTGTAATGGCAATCCCTTCTTCCATAAGAGAGACATCAGCAAACAAGATGACAGAAAAATTTGATAGTTATAAGAAACAGATTAGGGAAACGAGTCATGACAATATTTCTCAGGAAATTGGTCACAATCTGGACAAATCCCCTGTTAAGGAAATTGATAATGCGGATATTGAAGTCACTGAAGCTAATTTGGAGGAGGAAATGCTAATCTTAGACCAAGAATGTATGAATCTGGGAGATGAGCGGAGACGGCTTGAACGTAATGTAGAATCTGTAAGCAGTGAGATGTTCACTGAATGTCAG GAGCTGTTGCAGATGTTCGGTATACCCTACATTATTGCACCAATGGAAGCAGAAGCCCAGTGTGCATATTTGGAACTGGCGAATCTTGTTGATGGTGTTGTGACCGATGACTCTGACGTATTCTTGTTTGGAGCACGAAGTGTttacaaaaatatttttgatgATCGAAAATATGTTGAGACATATTTTATGAAG ACTCAACTGCGGCTGGAAGCTTTTTACACGTTCAATGAAAGATTTGCAAAAATTCGTAGCAAGAGGATTAAGAAAGCTGTCAAAGGTATCACCGGGGATCAACCTTCGGAATTGATGAATGTCGCTGCAGAAGAAGGCTCTAATACTAGAAAGAAGCAAAGTATAAGTACTGATGAAGTTGGGATTAACAATTCAGATAACTATGTAGTCAGAACTGAGAAAAGCACAGTTAGAAGTCAGAGTAATTCTAAGGGGAAATCAAATCGTAAGCAGTCAGGTAAAAGGAAAACTTCTGAGGATGGACAAACCAATAGAAAATCAGATGCAAATGGAAGAGGAAGCCGACGAGGAAGAGGCACTAGTAGGGTACCTAGAAGAGGGAATAGAAAAGTAGGTACCAGCTCTCCAGAATCTCAAAGCACCTCTAATGATTGTGAAGAAGCTGATGAGTTGGAAAATCATAAGGCGACATTTAAAAGCTCAGAGGAAATGCGCAGG TCTGGGCGGTTACGGAAGCCTGTGAATTACAGAGTCAATGACATGGACATAGATGACCTGGATCTCACTGACAGCAGTGCCTCCCACATGGAGGCTGGGAAACAAGTTCTATCCAAGGCCGACGGCAGATGTGATGAAGTTGTTTCAGGTGTCAATGAATCGATACAGAATAGTGCAGGGAAGTCGTCTCCAAAGGAGAACCAGAGTAAAGATTACCTTGAAGTAGGCGGTGGGTTCTGTCTCTCTGAAGATGAAACTTATGAACCAGGTTTGAGCAATGTTGATCGATATTTTCAGGCTGATGTTTCTGAAAACAACACTGAAATGGTAGGGCAAATTGGTGAGGatgaaaatgagattggtacTAACCGAGATGGAATTCATGATCGAGCTACAGCTGCTACTCTATTGAGAAATGGTGACCTTTCTGATAACTCTGGCTTCCTCAATGAAGCTGATATCAGTCATGTGCCAGTTCAATATAATCTTCCCACAAAAAGACCGTTAGTAGGATTACCAGGCAGTAGGACATCTGCATGTGATTCAGAACAGAGCGTAAATCATTATATTGGTAGTGATCATTCCACCTCCGTTGCGTCTCTGCAGGAGGATACAGTAGATTATTCTGGACAGCCACCTATCAGAGCTCTGAGTGCGATGCCATttctaaagaaaaagaggaagCGTTGA
- the LOC126799520 gene encoding DNA repair protein UVH3 isoform X1, whose protein sequence is MGVHGLWELLAPVGRRVSVETLAGRRLAIDASIWMVQFMKAMRDEKGEMVRNAHLLGFFRRICKLLYLRTKPVFVFDGGTPALKRRTVIARRRQRENSQAKLRKTAEKLLLNHLKSMRLKELAEDIKNQRETQESDTKGKGVSDEAGVLGSSILEGNDPALKRCDQEKLDEMLAASILAEEEGGLTNCLSSTSAAVPCEEDGDEDEELILPEMHGDVDPAVLAALPPSMQIGLRLQTNKQANDAKGKRIMSDPTEVVGINSGKPDAVLSNVDQEKLDEMIAASIAAEVDASVTNNASISTTSILVDEDVIEEEDDEDEEMILPAMHGDVDPAVLAALPPSMQLDLLVQIRERLMAENRQKYQKVKKDPGKFSELQIQSYLKTVAFRREIDHVQKAASGRGFSGVQTSRIASESHREFIFSSSFTGDKQVLTAARAERSGYKEQALKEHFSNVKNSTPSTDNATASNPEESQRVFDGNIETYLDERGNVRVSRVRAMGIRMTRDLQRNLDLMKEMEQEETNANKITNGGNMLTKNNTSSILRMTHSNETDRETSRYDNGNSDNIGGPKNHPGQNKVAESLLGDKILVERNDQHVSKFGTPIEISIEDDGDAKHFDSEDDLFARLVAGNPVTISTADDTLEKQISGSDLDSDWEEGTVKSSSFPVNTELNSDPPYLKANNSDDSEVEWEEGFSGLAENTSSYLGKETTSKGYKEEEADLQEAIRRSLEDIGDEKCGASLEDEKLKSYLQEAHKATGNIDRETKMVDPQFSSQQTESVVEDIGDENCGASLEDEKLKSHLQEAHKATGNIDREIKMVDPQFSSQQNESVVDGIAKPNSVRYLGSSSEQVMRDASLRDNLEGEMHSAISVTPSGTTEVHAMREQVLGTLNESGGLSSVPNVCGNTNADTINDVTDGVDAQKDDAETESSCHLVVMAIPSSIRETSANKMTEKFDSYKKQIRETSHDNISQEIGHNLDKSPVKEIDNADIEVTEANLEEEMLILDQECMNLGDERRRLERNVESVSSEMFTECQELLQMFGIPYIIAPMEAEAQCAYLELANLVDGVVTDDSDVFLFGARSVYKNIFDDRKYVETYFMKDIESELGLTREKLIRMALLLGSDYTEGVSGIGIVNAIEVVNAFPEEDGLHKFRNWIESPDPTILGKLDVESGSSTTKRGSTLGKNDTNSKSHMDEKSNCQDQEHKQSDDPTEGVKQIFMNTHRKVSKNWHIPISFPSEAVTSAYTCPQVDKSTEPFTWGKPDHLVLRKLCWEKFGWVSQRSDELLIPVLKEYNKHETQLRLEAFYTFNERFAKIRSKRIKKAVKGITGDQPSELMNVAAEEGSNTRKKQSISTDEVGINNSDNYVVRTEKSTVRSQSNSKGKSNRKQSGKRKTSEDGQTNRKSDANGRGSRRGRGTSRVPRRGNRKVGTSSPESQSTSNDCEEADELENHKATFKSSEEMRRSGRLRKPVNYRVNDMDIDDLDLTDSSASHMEAGKQVLSKADGRCDEVVSGVNESIQNSAGKSSPKENQSKDYLEVGGGFCLSEDETYEPGLSNVDRYFQADVSENNTEMVGQIGEDENEIGTNRDGIHDRATAATLLRNGDLSDNSGFLNEADISHVPVQYNLPTKRPLVGLPGSRTSACDSEQSVNHYIGSDHSTSVASLQEDTVDYSGQPPIRALSAMPFLKKKRKR, encoded by the exons ATGGGAGTCCACGGTCTCTGGGAACTACTCGCCCCCGTCGGCCGCCGCGTCTCCGTCGAAACCCTAGCCGGACGAAGACTCGCCATTG ACGCGAGCATATGGATGGTTCAGTTCATGAAGGCAATGCGCGACGAGAAAGGCGAGATGGTCCGCAACGCGCATTTGCTCGGCTTCTTTCGCCGGATTTGCAAGCTGCTCTACCTCCGCACCAAGCCGGTGTTTGTTTTCGACGGCGGAACGCCCGCTCTCAAGCGCCGCACTGTGATCGCGCGCCGGAGACAGCGTGAGAATTCTCAGGCCAAGCTCCGTAAGACCGCCGAGAAATTGCTCCTCAATCAT CTTAAGTCGATGAGGCTGAAAGAATTGGCAGAGGATATTAAGAATCAGAGGGAGACTCAAGAGAGTGATACCAAGGGTAAGGGAGTATCGGATGAAGCTGGTGTTTTGGGGAGTAGTATTTTAGAAGGAAATGATCCGGCGTTGAAGCGTTGCGACCAGGAAAAGCTGGATGAAAT GTTGGCAGCATCGATTTTGGCAGAGGAAGAAGGGGGTTTAACGAATTGTTTGTCTAGTACTTCTGCTGCTGttccttgtgaggaggatggcgatgaagatgaagagttgATACTC CCAGAGATGCATGGTGATGTAGATCCAGCTGTGTTGGCTGCGTTGCCTCCATCAATGCAGATTGGACTTCGTTTGCAG ACAAATAAGCAGGCGAATGATGCTAAGGGTAAGAGGATTATGTCAGACCCCACTGAGGTAGTAGGAATCAATTCAGGAAAACCTGATGCAGTATTGAGTAATGTTGATCAAGAAAAGCTAGACGAAAT GATTGCAGCATCTATTGCAGCAGAGGTAGATGCGAGTGTAACTAATAATGCATCAATATCAACTACCTCTATTCTTGTTGATGAGGATGTGATTgaagaggaagatgatgaagatgaagagatGATACTG CCAGCAATGCATGGTGATGTTGATCCAGCTGTATTAGCAGCATTGCCCCCATCAATGCAACTTGATCTTCTTGTTCAA ATAAGAGAGAGATTGATGGCAGAAAACAGACAAAAGTATCAGAAGGTCAAAAAG GATCCTGGAAAGTTCTCCGAGCTACAAATACAATCCTATCTTAAAACTGTTGCTTTCCGTCGGGAGATAGATCATGTGCAGAAAGCTGCTTCTGGAAGGGGTTTCAGTGGTGTCCAGACTTCACGGATAGCCTCTGAAAGCCACAGAGAATTTATCTTCTCATCATCATTTACTGGTGATAAACA AGTACTTACTGCTGCAAGAGCTGAGAGAAGTGGTTACAAGGAACAAGCACTGAAAGAGCACTTTTCTAATGTGAAGAATAGTACTCCGTCTACCGATAATGCAACTGCATCAAACCCTGAAGAATCTCAAAGGGTTTTTGATGGCAACATTGAGACTTATTTGGACGAAAGGGGCAATGTTAGAGTCAGTAGAGTAAGAGCTATGGGGATCCGTATGACCCGTGATCTGCAAAGGAACTTGGATCTGATGAAAGAGATGGAACAGGAAGAAACCAATGCAAACAAGATAACCAATGGTGGGAATATGCTAACTAAGAATAACACTAGCAGCATTTTGAGAATGACCCATAGTAATGAAACAGATAGAGAAACATCACGTTATGATAATGGGAATTCTGATAACATTGGTGGGCCAAAAAATCATCCTGGTCAAAACAAGGTTGCTGAATCCTTACTCGGGGATAAGATCTTGGTTGAGAGAAATGATCAGCACGTTTCAAAATTCGGCACTCCTATAGAGATATCCATTGAAGATGATGGTGATGCAaagcattttgattctgagGATGATTTATTTGCTCGTTTAGTAGCAGGTAATCCTGTAACTATTTCTACAGCTGATGATACTCTAGAAAAACAAATTTCTGGTTCCGATTTAGACTCTGACTGGGAGGAGGGGACTGTAAAAAGTAGTAGTTTTCCTGTTAATACTGAATTGAATAGTGATCCCCCTTATTTGAAAGCCAACAATAGTGATGACAGTGAAGTGGAATGGGAGGAAGGATTTTCTGGACTTGCTGAAAATACCTCATCTTACCTCGGCAAAGAAACAACATCTAAAGGTTAtaaggaagaagaagctgaTTTGCAGGAAGCAATAAGGAGGAGTCTTGAGGATATAGGGGATGAGAAGTGTGGTGCATCATTGGAAGATGAAAAGTTGAAATCTTATTTACAAGAGGCTCATAAAGCTACAGGAAATATTGATAGAGAAACAAAGATGGTTGACCCACAGTTCAGCAGCCAACAAACTGAATCAGTTGTTGAGGATATAGGGGATGAGAATTGTGGTGCATCATTGGAAGATGAAAAGTTGAAATCTCATTTACAAGAGGCTCATAAAGCTACAGGAAATATTGATAGAGAAATAAAGATGGTTGACCCACAGTTCAGCAGCCAACAAAATGAATCAGTTGTTGATGGAATTGCAAAGCCAAACAGTGTAAGATACTTGGGCTCTTCTTCAGAACAAGTAATGCGAGATGCAAGTTTAAGGGACAATTTAGAAGGAGAAATGCACTCGGCAATATCTGTTACTCCTTCTGGCACAACTGAGGTTCATGCAATGAGGGAACAAGTCTTGGGTACTTTAAATGAAAGTGGTGGCTTATCATCTGTTCCTAATGTGTGTGGAAATACTAATGCTGATACTATTAATGATGTTACGGATGGGGTTGATGCCCAGAAGGATGATGCTGAAACAGAATCATCATGTCATTTGGTTGTAATGGCAATCCCTTCTTCCATAAGAGAGACATCAGCAAACAAGATGACAGAAAAATTTGATAGTTATAAGAAACAGATTAGGGAAACGAGTCATGACAATATTTCTCAGGAAATTGGTCACAATCTGGACAAATCCCCTGTTAAGGAAATTGATAATGCGGATATTGAAGTCACTGAAGCTAATTTGGAGGAGGAAATGCTAATCTTAGACCAAGAATGTATGAATCTGGGAGATGAGCGGAGACGGCTTGAACGTAATGTAGAATCTGTAAGCAGTGAGATGTTCACTGAATGTCAG GAGCTGTTGCAGATGTTCGGTATACCCTACATTATTGCACCAATGGAAGCAGAAGCCCAGTGTGCATATTTGGAACTGGCGAATCTTGTTGATGGTGTTGTGACCGATGACTCTGACGTATTCTTGTTTGGAGCACGAAGTGTttacaaaaatatttttgatgATCGAAAATATGTTGAGACATATTTTATGAAG GACATTGAGAGTGAGCTTGGCCTAACCAGGGAGAAGTTAATTCGTATGGCACTTCTTCTTGGTAGTGATTATACTGAAGGGGTTAG CGGAATTGGCATTGTCAATGCTATTGAGGTTGTAAATGCATTTCCGGAGGAGGATGGCCTCCATAAATTTCGAAATTGGATTGAATCACCAGATCCTACCATCCTTGGTAAGTTGGATGTTGAGTCTGGATCAAGTACAACGAAAAGAGGGTCAACCCTCGGGAAGAATGATACAAATTCAAAGAGTCATATGGATGAGAAAAGCAATTGTCAAGATCAAGAACACAAGCAGTCAGATGATCCGACTGAGGGTGTAAAGCAAATTTTTATGAACACGCAT aGAAAAGTGAGCAAAAATTGGCATATTCCGATATCTTTCCCGAGTGAAGCAGTTACTTCTGCCTATACCTGTCCACAAGTGGACAAGTCGACTGAGCCTTTCACATGGGGAAAGCCAGATCATTTGGTTCTTCGCAA ATTATGCTGGGAAAAGTTTGGTTGGGTTAGCCAGAGGTCAGATGAACTGCTAATCCCTGTTCTGAAAGAGTACAACAAACATGAG ACTCAACTGCGGCTGGAAGCTTTTTACACGTTCAATGAAAGATTTGCAAAAATTCGTAGCAAGAGGATTAAGAAAGCTGTCAAAGGTATCACCGGGGATCAACCTTCGGAATTGATGAATGTCGCTGCAGAAGAAGGCTCTAATACTAGAAAGAAGCAAAGTATAAGTACTGATGAAGTTGGGATTAACAATTCAGATAACTATGTAGTCAGAACTGAGAAAAGCACAGTTAGAAGTCAGAGTAATTCTAAGGGGAAATCAAATCGTAAGCAGTCAGGTAAAAGGAAAACTTCTGAGGATGGACAAACCAATAGAAAATCAGATGCAAATGGAAGAGGAAGCCGACGAGGAAGAGGCACTAGTAGGGTACCTAGAAGAGGGAATAGAAAAGTAGGTACCAGCTCTCCAGAATCTCAAAGCACCTCTAATGATTGTGAAGAAGCTGATGAGTTGGAAAATCATAAGGCGACATTTAAAAGCTCAGAGGAAATGCGCAGG TCTGGGCGGTTACGGAAGCCTGTGAATTACAGAGTCAATGACATGGACATAGATGACCTGGATCTCACTGACAGCAGTGCCTCCCACATGGAGGCTGGGAAACAAGTTCTATCCAAGGCCGACGGCAGATGTGATGAAGTTGTTTCAGGTGTCAATGAATCGATACAGAATAGTGCAGGGAAGTCGTCTCCAAAGGAGAACCAGAGTAAAGATTACCTTGAAGTAGGCGGTGGGTTCTGTCTCTCTGAAGATGAAACTTATGAACCAGGTTTGAGCAATGTTGATCGATATTTTCAGGCTGATGTTTCTGAAAACAACACTGAAATGGTAGGGCAAATTGGTGAGGatgaaaatgagattggtacTAACCGAGATGGAATTCATGATCGAGCTACAGCTGCTACTCTATTGAGAAATGGTGACCTTTCTGATAACTCTGGCTTCCTCAATGAAGCTGATATCAGTCATGTGCCAGTTCAATATAATCTTCCCACAAAAAGACCGTTAGTAGGATTACCAGGCAGTAGGACATCTGCATGTGATTCAGAACAGAGCGTAAATCATTATATTGGTAGTGATCATTCCACCTCCGTTGCGTCTCTGCAGGAGGATACAGTAGATTATTCTGGACAGCCACCTATCAGAGCTCTGAGTGCGATGCCATttctaaagaaaaagaggaagCGTTGA